From Sporolactobacillus pectinivorans:
CCTCAAAAGATAATTCAATAAGTTTGAATCTCAAAATTAAAATCTCAGAATTACCGTCTTTTGGTTATTAGTTGATTAGCAAATCGAACAGCTTTGGCAAAGCTCACGGGAATCTCACCCCTGCATGGTTCTCATCCAGCCGTACCCATTGCCTGCGACGCTTTTAACGCTCGGACTATGGCTATACGGGCGTATCATTATCCCGATAAAGAAGTCATGGCAGCAATCCTGCCTTGGATTGCTTGTGGGTCATTGACAGGAATCGCTCGCTGTTTTATGAGGTCTTGGCGTGTCAGCCCATTGGCTCTTTCATTATCGGAACGTATTCGATTGCTATATACGACGCCACAAGAGGCGTTTTCTTTTTCAAAGAACGTAGGCCTTGTCAGCCTGTCAAAGCATATTAAATAAACAATATGCTTTGATAGAATGACAAATCCTAAATTATCGCGTATAATAAACCTTGTTGTTTTGTGTTTATAGGATACTAGATTTCAAAGTCCAAAATCATTTGCAGTAGGGCAGTGGTCAGCTGTTCCTGCATTTCTTTATCTACAAAGAAATAACCGTTGCTGTATTCGTCTGTGAGCGTTTTTGTAGCAAGTGTGACAATATAGCCCTCGTAATGTTTTAATATATATTGAATGGCTATAGCATCACCACTGTTTGCTGCTTCAATGATAGAAAAGGGAATCAATTTTTTCTTCTCTCTCATGGCTCGTCCTCCAATAGCGTTTTGATCATTTCTAATGCACTATGGCGGTTGCGATAGACTGTGCTTCGGTTTACACTTAATTCTTTAGCAATTTCTGCGTCTGACATTTCCAGATAGTAGAACATCAGAATAATATCACGCTTGCGCTTTGACAAAGTATCCAGTGCTTCAGCAATTTGACAATCAGTAACTTCCACATCCATTGATAAGACTTTATAAAATCGACGGTCCAGACGGTAAGTATCAGAAGTGTGTAATTTATTTATATCTAAGTCTGAAACTTCTGAAAATAGGCTTTCGTGCCTTCTTCGTCTACCAATAGAGCGACGGTAGTTACTTTTAGTACGTATCATCACCTTTCTTGCCATATAATCAAATTGAAATTGTATGGTTGTCTGAAAATCATCTTGAATCTGATAATTAACCTTTTCAGGATGTATTTTATTGAAAGAAGATGGCCTCACAAGTATCACCCCCCTTCCAAGTCAGCAAGAAAAAGGAAAAGTTTGATTCTTTTTCTCTTTCATACTGACTCTCACCAAAGGGAAGCTATTTGTTGCAGGAAACCCCCTATCTAAAGTATTGAAAAAAGCCCGAACGGATGTAATCATCCATACAGACTTTCGAATGCATATACATAATCTTTATTATTCAGACAAGTTTTTACAAGTTAAACGGTAACAGTGGGAATGCTAGTAATTTCATCAAATACAGCTTACCGGTTCATTATTGTAATCTAAACCTCTGGATAATTTTTATGATGGGACAGCACCATCATAAAAAATTTGAGAATCAACCATCTGAACTTTTTCTGTTTTTCTTGTATCAGCTACTGATAGGATATAATCATTATCTATCTCATACTGCTTAAATTTCCAAATACAGTTTAAATCCTCTCCCTCTGATGTAGAGGATATTTTAGGAGACCGATTCTGATTAAGTTCAATAGAGAAAGAGGATAAGTCTCTGCTTAAACCTTCCCCAACAGCCTTTAGAAAACATTCCTTCATCGTCCAGATCTTAAAAAATCGTCTTTTCCGCTCCAAACTATTCTTTGAGAGCTTAAGAAATTCACATTCTTTCTGCGTAAAAAATTGCTGAGCCACATCCAATTCAATTTCTTGAATCTTTTCAATATCTATTCCAACAGGCTCATTATCTACCACGCAAACTACCCAAATCCCAGAGTGCGAAAGATTGAAATGAATATTCTTTGGGGTCATTAGTCGCGGTTTTCCATATATTCCAGTACAAAATTTGACTTCTTGCTTAGAACAACCGCTAAATTGATTGACCGCATATCGTACTAAAAGCTCAGCAAAAACACTCCTAATTTTGTCTTCTTGT
This genomic window contains:
- a CDS encoding helix-turn-helix domain-containing protein produces the protein MREKKKLIPFSIIEAANSGDAIAIQYILKHYEGYIVTLATKTLTDEYSNGYFFVDKEMQEQLTTALLQMILDFEI
- a CDS encoding RNA polymerase sigma factor; protein product: MRPSSFNKIHPEKVNYQIQDDFQTTIQFQFDYMARKVMIRTKSNYRRSIGRRRRHESLFSEVSDLDINKLHTSDTYRLDRRFYKVLSMDVEVTDCQIAEALDTLSKRKRDIILMFYYLEMSDAEIAKELSVNRSTVYRNRHSALEMIKTLLEDEP
- a CDS encoding 4'-phosphopantetheinyl transferase family protein, translated to MIWAIKLDFNIEVLRYKKLLPRISKERLFRIKKYRKQEDKIRSVFAELLVRYAVNQFSGCSKQEVKFCTGIYGKPRLMTPKNIHFNLSHSGIWVVCVVDNEPVGIDIEKIQEIELDVAQQFFTQKECEFLKLSKNSLERKRRFFKIWTMKECFLKAVGEGLSRDLSSFSIELNQNRSPKISSTSEGEDLNCIWKFKQYEIDNDYILSVADTRKTEKVQMVDSQIFYDGAVPS